In Nicotiana tabacum cultivar K326 chromosome 2, ASM71507v2, whole genome shotgun sequence, the following proteins share a genomic window:
- the LOC107779764 gene encoding plant UBX domain-containing protein 4 — MENQANLTADPQREALVNTFCEITSASKPEALFFLESHNFDLDSAVSTFFENNTLPAAAAADEDYNDAPASSAANLAADQRRSPSRSRSPSPPRPRNPSTSSGAAAAAAGRRTGGIHTFSDLNRRPVTGSGSDSDEPQEYYTGGEKSGMLVQDPSKANNVDAIFDQARQYAAVEAPPASSGSRSFSGTARRLTGETVSAAPQPPESITHIITFWTNGFTIDDGSLRRFDDPENASFLESIRKSECPKELEPEDRSTSVRVNLTRREEDCPVPEKRRATFQGVGRTLGSTSNAEQVESIGAVSSFTAAPTPSVGLVVDQSQPSTSIQLRLADGTRMVSRFNFQHTIRDIRGFIDASRPGGPRSYQLQTVGFPPKQLSDLDQTIEQAGLANSVVIQKL; from the exons ATGGAAAATCAAGCAAATCTCACCGCCGATCCACAAAGAGAAGCACTCGTCAACACATTCTGTGAAATCACTTCTGCTTCAAAACCCGAAGCCCTTTTCTTCCTCGAAAGCCACAACTTCGATTTGGATTCCGCCGTCTCCACTTTCTTCGAGAACAATACTCTCCCCGCCGCCGCCGCCGCTGACGAGGATTACAACGATGCCCCTGCTTCCTCCGCCGCTAACCTCGCCGCTGACCAACGCCGTTCGCCATCGCGCTCCCGATCCCCGTCTCCGCCTCGACCTAGAAACCCTTCTACCTCTAGtggtgctgctgctgctgctgctgggCGGAGAACTGGTGGAATTCACACTTTCTCTGATCTGAATCGTCGGCCTGTTACTGGTTCTGGTAGTGACTCCGATGAGCCTCAAGAGTATTATACCGGTGGAGAAAAAAG TGGAATGCTTGTTCAAGATCCATCTAAAGCAAATAACGTGGATGCAATATTCGATCAAGCTAGACAATATGCAGCTGTTGAAGCACCTCCTGCATCTTCTGGCTCAAGAAGTTTTTCTGGAACTGCTAGAAGACTTACGGGTGAGACTGTGTCCGCTGCTCCTCAGCCACCTGAGAGTATTACTCATATTATCACTTTCTGGACCAATGGGTTCACTATAGATGACGGGTCCTTGCGGAGGTTTGATGATCCAGAAAATGCCTCTTTCTTAGAG AGTATCCGGAAGTCTGAATGCCCAAAAGAACTTGAACCAGAAGATAGGAGTACATCTGTGCGAGTTAATCTGACAAGGAGAGAGGAGGACTGCCCT GTTCCAGAGAAGCGCCGTGCTACATTTCAGGGTGTTGGAAGAACTTTAGGTAGCACTAGCAATGCTGAACAAGTTGAGTCAATTGGTGCTGTCTCATCATTCACCGCAGCTCCAACCCCATCAGTGGGCCTAGTTGTTGATCAATCACAGCCTTCAACCTCAATTCAACTGAGATTGGCAGATGGTACACGAATGGTTTCGCGGTTTAACTTCCAACACACAATCAGAGATATTCGAGGGTTTATTGACGCATCAAGGCCTGGAGGACCAAGGAGTTATCAGCTGCAGACTGTGGGCTTTCCTCCCAAACAACTCTCAGATCTGGACCAGACAATAGAGCAAGCAGGCCTAGCCAATTCAGTTGTAATCCAGAAACTTTAG
- the LOC107779766 gene encoding chromatin remodeling protein EBS isoform X1, producing MAKTKPGKKDLDSYSIKGTNKIVRPGDCVLMRPSDSDKPPYVARVEKLESDHRNNVKVKVRWYYRPEESIGGRRQFHGAKELFLSDHFDMQSAHTIEGKCIVHSFKNYTKLENVGPEDYFCRFEYKAATGGFTPDRVAVYCKCEMPYNPDDLMVQCEGCKDWFHPSCMGMTIEEAKKLEHFLCSDCSSEDDGKRPLSSFHVSPPVESKVESKRRKR from the exons ATGGCTAAGACTAAACCTGGAAAAAAAGACCTTGATTCTTACTCTATCAAGGGCACCAACAAAATCGTTAGAC CTGGTGATTGTGTGTTGATGAGACCATCTGATTCTGATAAACCTCCGTACGTGGCAAGAGTAGAGAAGCTTGAGTCTGATCACCGGAACAATGTGAAGGTCAAAGTTAGATGGTACTACCGACCTGAGGAGTCTATTGGTGGTCGCAGACAATTCCATGGGGCCAAAGAGCTGTTCTTGTCAGATCACTTCGATATGCAAAGTGCACACACCATTGAAGGGAAGTGCATAGTGCACTCTTTTAAGAACTACACCAAATTGGAGAATGTGGGCCCTGAGGATTACTTTTGTAGGTTCGAGTACAAAGCTGCCACAGGGGGATTTACTCCTGACCGCGTCGCTGT GTATTGTAAATGTGAGATGCCCTACAACCCTGATGATCTGATGGTGCAGTGTGAAGGATGTAAAGACTG GTTCCATCCCTCTTGTATGGGTATGACCATTGAAGAAGCAAAGAAATTAGAGCATTTCTTATGTTCTGACTGTTCCTCAGAAGATGATGGCAAACGTCCCTTGAGCTCATTTCATGTTTCACCACCTGTTGAGTCAAAG GTGGAGTCGAAGCGAAGGAAGAGATAA
- the LOC107779766 gene encoding chromatin remodeling protein EBS isoform X2 gives MAKTKPGKKDLDSYSIKGTNKIVRPGDCVLMRPSDSDKPPYVARVEKLESDHRNNVKVKVRWYYRPEESIGGRRQFHGAKELFLSDHFDMQSAHTIEGKCIVHSFKNYTKLENVGPEDYFCRFEYKAATGGFTPDRVAVYCKCEMPYNPDDLMVQCEGCKDWFHPSCMGMTIEEAKKLEHFLCSDCSSEDDGKRPLSSFHVSPPVESKYSHC, from the exons ATGGCTAAGACTAAACCTGGAAAAAAAGACCTTGATTCTTACTCTATCAAGGGCACCAACAAAATCGTTAGAC CTGGTGATTGTGTGTTGATGAGACCATCTGATTCTGATAAACCTCCGTACGTGGCAAGAGTAGAGAAGCTTGAGTCTGATCACCGGAACAATGTGAAGGTCAAAGTTAGATGGTACTACCGACCTGAGGAGTCTATTGGTGGTCGCAGACAATTCCATGGGGCCAAAGAGCTGTTCTTGTCAGATCACTTCGATATGCAAAGTGCACACACCATTGAAGGGAAGTGCATAGTGCACTCTTTTAAGAACTACACCAAATTGGAGAATGTGGGCCCTGAGGATTACTTTTGTAGGTTCGAGTACAAAGCTGCCACAGGGGGATTTACTCCTGACCGCGTCGCTGT GTATTGTAAATGTGAGATGCCCTACAACCCTGATGATCTGATGGTGCAGTGTGAAGGATGTAAAGACTG GTTCCATCCCTCTTGTATGGGTATGACCATTGAAGAAGCAAAGAAATTAGAGCATTTCTTATGTTCTGACTGTTCCTCAGAAGATGATGGCAAACGTCCCTTGAGCTCATTTCATGTTTCACCACCTGTTGAGTCAAAG TATTCCCATTGCTAG
- the LOC107779767 gene encoding serine/threonine protein phosphatase 2A 59 kDa regulatory subunit B' zeta isoform-like, with protein sequence MFKQILGKLPRKPSKSSSSSSNSDSNHSEVSAFSSVNSNSNSNSSNKSKGSGNIGKMSNSTSSGVSQLASNGNHVPVKPNQGKKPFRVNELAGTSVMNSMLSSYEVLPSFRDVPSSEKQNLLIKKLQMCCVLFDFGDPTKNLKEKDVKRQTLLELVDYISSVNSKFNEVTMQEITKMVAANLFRTFPSPNHDNGLLDMFDPEEDEPTMEPSWPHLQVVYEFLLRFVASSETDAKLAKRYIDHSFVLRLLELFDSEDQREREYLKTILHRVYGKFMVHRPFIRKAINNIFYRFIFETEKHNGIAELLEILGSIINGFALPLKEEHKLFLVRALIPLHKPKCVAMYHQQLMYCITQFVEKDCKLADTVIRGLLKYWPVTNSGKEVMFLGELEEVLEATQAAEFQRCVVPLFRQIGRCLNCSHFQVAERALFLWNNDHIRNLIIQNREVILPIIFSPLEKNTHGHWNQAVQSLTSNVRKIFSDADQALFDECLERFQEDEIKNKETQERRELTWKRLEDVAASNFVSNEAVLVSRYASSVVIATSTNSRTNMGS encoded by the exons ATGTTTAAGCAGATTTTAGGGAAGCTTCCTCGGAAGCCgtcaaaatcatcatcatcatcatctaacaGTGACTCGAATCATAGTGAAGTTTCAGCATTCTCATCAGTGAACTCAAATTCGAACTCTAATAGTAGTAATAAATCAAAGGGCTCGGGAAATATAGGGAAAATGTCGAATTCAACAAGTTCCGGTGTGTCTCAGCTTGCTAGCAATGGGAATCATGTCCCAGTGAAGCCGAATCAAGGGAAAAAACCTTTTCGGGTTAATGAACTGGCTGGAACCTCTGTTATGAACTCCATGTTATCCTCCTATGAGGTTCTTCCAAGTTTTCGAGATGTCCCAAGTTCAGAAAAGCAAAATCTTTTGATTAAGAAGTTGCAAATGTGTTGTGTACTGTTTGATTTTGGCGACCCTACGAAGAATCTGAAGGAGAAGGATGTCAAGAGGCAGACATTGCTTGAACTAGTTGATTATATTTCATCTGTGAATTCCAAGTTTAATGAAGTTACGATGCAAGAAATAACGAAAATGGTTGCTGCCAATTTGTTTAGGACATTTCCCTCGCCGAATCATGACAATGGGCTACTGGATATGTTTGATCCGGAAGAGGATGAGCCCACTATGGAACCCTCGTGGCCTCACCTTCAGGTTGTTTATGAGTTTCTTCTGCGATTTGTGGCTTCATCAGAGACGGATGCCAAGCTTGCAAAAAGATACATTGACCACTCTTTTGTCTTGAGATTGCTTGAACTGTTTGATTCAGAGGACCAACGAGAGCGGGAATACTTGAAGACAATTCTTCATCGCGTATATGGAAAGTTCATGGTGCACAGGCCATTTATCAGGAAAGccataaataatatattttaccGCTTTATCTTTGAGACTGAGAAGCACAATGGAATAGCAGAACTATTGGAGATCTTGGGCAGTATAATCAATGGATTTGCTCTCCCTTTAAAGGAAGAGCACAAGCTTTTTCTTGTCCGTGCACTGATTCCCCTTCACAAACCTAAATGTGTAGCCATGTATCACCAACAGCTCATGTATTGCATCACACAATTTGTGGAGAAAGACTGCAAGTTGGCAGACACTGTGATCAGAGGACTTTTGAAGTACTGGCCAGTAACCAATAGTGGCAAGGAGGTCATGTTTCTTGGTGAGTTGGAGGAAGTTCTGGAAGCTACCCAAGCTGCAGAGTTTCAACGTTGCGTGGTCCCTTTGTTCCGTCAGATTGGTCGTTGTCTCAATTGCTCGCATTTTCAG GTAGCTGAACGTGCTCTATTCCTGTGGAATAACGATCACATTAGAAATCTAATAATTCAGAATCGTGAAGTGATCTTACCCATAATTTTTTCCCCCTTGGAGAAAAACACCCATGGTCACTGGAACCAAGCTGTTCAAAGTCTGACCTCGAATGTAAGGAAGATCTTTTCAGATGCTGATCAAGCACTTTTTGATGAGTGTTTAGAGAGATTCCAAGAAGATGAGATAAAAAACAAGGAGACGCAGGAGAGACGGGAATTGACCTGGAAACGTTTAGAAGATGTAGCAGCTTCCAACTTTGTGAGCAATGAAGCTGTGCTCGTCTCTAGATACGCTTCTTCTGTCGTCATTGCTACCAGCACCAATTCACGGACAAATATGGGTAGTTGA
- the LOC107779768 gene encoding peroxidase 3-like: MANFGYLGNFLLFCILLGIVTSSHAQLQLNFYAKSCPKAEKIIQDYVQKHIPNAPSLAAALLRLQFHDCFVRGCDGSVLLNFTSSTKNQTEKVAIPNQTLRGFSFIDDVKKIVEAECPGVVSCADIVALVSRDSVVVTGGPYWNVPTGRRDGRISNASEALANIPPPTSNFSSLKTSFASKGLDLKDLVLLSGAHTIGVSHCSSFSTRLYNFTGVLGTQDPSLDSDYAANLKAKKCKSINDNTTIVEMDPGSSSTFDLSYFKLLLKRKGLFQSDAALTTSATTKSYINKLVQGSLKQFNAEFAKAMEKMGSIEVKTGSAGEIRKQCAFVNSEV, encoded by the exons ATGGCTAACTTTGGCTATTTGGGTAATTTTCTACTGTTCTGTATTCTACTAGGAATAGTGACTTCTAGCCATGCTCAGTTACAGCTCAACTTTTATGCAAAGAGCTGTCCAAAAGCAGAGAAGATAATTCAAGATTATGTCCAAAAGCACATCCCAAATGCTCCATCTCTTGCAGCTGCCTTGCTCAGACTGCAGTTCCACGATTGTTTTGTCAGG GGTTGTGATGGATCTGTGCTCCTGAATTTCACTTCAAGCACGAAAAACCAGACTGAAAAAGTGGCTATCCCTAATCAAACACTGAGAGGCTTCTCATTCATTGATGATGTGAAGAAAATAGTTGAAGCTGAATGCCCTGGAGTTGTCTCTTGTGCAGATATTGTTGCATTAGTTTCTAGAGACTCTGTTGTGGTCACA GGAGGTCCTTACTGGAATGTTCCAACTGGTAGAAGAGATGGAAGAATATCAAACGCGTCCGAAGCTTTGGCAAACATCCCTCCTCCAACTAGTAACTTTTCCAGTTTAAAGACATCTTTTGCTAGCAAAGGTCTTGACCTAAAAGATTTGGTCCTATTGTCTG GTGCACATACTATTGGAGTTTCTCATTGCTCGTCATTTTCAACACGTTTATACAATTTTACCGGAGTTTTGGGCACACAAGATCCGTCTCTAGACAGCGACTATGCAGCTAATCTTAAGGCGAAGAAATGCAAATCAATCAATGACAATACCACAATTGTTGAAATGGATCCTGGCAGTTCAAGCACCTTTGATCTTAGCTACTTTAAGCTTTTACTAAAGAGAAAAGGGCTATTCCAATCAGATGCAGCCTTGACAACAAGTGCGACAACAAAGTCATACATCAACAAGCTAGTACAAGGATCGCTCAAACAGTTCAACGCTGAATTCGCTAAGGCTATGGAGAAAATGGGCAGTATTGAGGTCAAGACTGGCTCTGCTGGTGAAATTAGGAAGCAATGTGCATTTGTGAATAGTGAAGTGTAG